One genomic region from Leptolyngbyaceae cyanobacterium JSC-12 encodes:
- a CDS encoding uncharacterized protein, YfiH family (IMG reference gene:2510096057~PFAM: Multi-copper polyphenol oxidoreductase laccase~TIGRFAM: uncharacterized protein, YfiH family), with protein sequence MHTWHWQTWNQLPYLTCSLLEPWKHGFFTSHYAPRPPAELTSVLNPEAQAYRLKQVHGNVVLAPSEITAMDQGQLDAMSEPPPGDGLVTDQSEQAVWVCSADCTPVLIADAVTGQVAAVHAGWRGTALKIVPQAIARLQAQGAQLKNLRVAMGPAISGEVYQVSETVAVEVGATIAPVAPTNIPTAIALLRDLPNSPVLDDPEPGRVRLDVRRVNALQLEQLGFSPEQLAIAPHCTYQDPENFFSYRRSQQKKAQWSGIVSW encoded by the coding sequence ATGCATACGTGGCACTGGCAAACTTGGAATCAGCTTCCCTACTTAACGTGTAGTCTGTTGGAACCCTGGAAACATGGATTTTTCACCTCGCATTATGCACCTCGCCCCCCAGCGGAGCTAACCTCAGTACTCAACCCAGAGGCTCAGGCTTATCGCTTGAAGCAGGTACACGGCAACGTTGTCCTCGCCCCGTCTGAGATTACAGCAATGGATCAGGGGCAATTAGATGCAATGTCTGAGCCTCCCCCTGGCGATGGACTGGTGACTGACCAATCTGAGCAAGCGGTTTGGGTTTGCAGTGCTGATTGCACGCCAGTGTTAATTGCAGATGCTGTGACTGGGCAGGTTGCCGCAGTTCATGCTGGATGGCGGGGCACAGCGTTGAAGATAGTGCCACAGGCGATCGCTCGGCTGCAAGCGCAGGGGGCACAATTGAAGAATTTACGAGTTGCTATGGGGCCAGCCATTTCAGGTGAAGTCTATCAGGTGTCTGAAACTGTTGCAGTGGAAGTTGGTGCCACAATTGCCCCAGTTGCCCCAACGAATATCCCAACCGCGATTGCACTCCTCCGCGATTTGCCCAACTCTCCCGTGTTGGACGATCCAGAACCTGGACGGGTACGGCTGGATGTTCGTCGAGTCAATGCCTTACAACTTGAGCAATTGGGCTTCAGTCCTGAGCAACTCGCGATCGCCCCCCACTGCACCTATCAAGATCCGGAAAACTTTTTCTCATACCGTCGCAGTCAGCAGAAAAAAGCCCAATGGTCAGGAATTGTGAGTTGGTGA
- a CDS encoding selenocysteine lyase (IMG reference gene:2510096059~PFAM: Aminotransferase class-V): MTEKGSSLNQRPSYSSFLRFWLLDPEIIFLNHGSFGACPVPVMEAQQCWRERMERQPLQFLGKDIEELLDAALQGLAKFVNCPWQDVAFVANATTGVNTVLRSLLLEQGDELLTTNHEYNACRNALNFVAERQGVKVVVADVPFPIESESQVIEAVLQQVSPRTRLVLLDHVTSQTGLIFPIAELVQELNQRGIETLIDGAHAPGMIPLNLEELGATYYTGNCHKWLCSPKGAAFLYVRRDRQSVIHPLTISHGANSPRCDRSRFRLEFDWMGTHDLTPYLSVPAAIQFLGSLLPGGWMALMQHNREMAIAARTVLCETLNIAPPCPETMLGALAVIPLPEGDPSLLQNALWEQYAIEVPIIPWNRPLGRQIRISAQIYNNPEQYNYLATALEKLLSAGK; encoded by the coding sequence ATGACCGAAAAGGGAAGCAGTTTGAATCAGCGTCCTTCTTATTCGAGTTTTTTGCGCTTTTGGTTGCTTGATCCGGAGATCATTTTCTTGAATCATGGTTCGTTTGGTGCTTGCCCAGTTCCTGTAATGGAAGCACAGCAATGTTGGCGAGAACGAATGGAGCGTCAACCATTGCAATTTCTGGGTAAGGATATAGAGGAATTGTTGGATGCTGCACTTCAAGGACTGGCAAAGTTTGTCAACTGTCCCTGGCAGGATGTGGCATTTGTAGCCAATGCGACAACTGGGGTCAACACGGTTTTGCGATCGCTTTTATTAGAACAAGGTGACGAACTGTTAACAACTAACCATGAGTACAATGCCTGTCGGAATGCCCTGAATTTTGTGGCAGAACGGCAGGGAGTTAAGGTCGTTGTGGCGGACGTGCCCTTCCCAATTGAGTCTGAGAGTCAGGTGATTGAAGCCGTTTTACAGCAGGTATCGCCTCGAACGCGGCTGGTGTTACTCGATCATGTAACAAGTCAAACGGGACTGATTTTTCCCATTGCAGAACTGGTACAGGAACTTAACCAACGGGGCATTGAAACGTTGATAGATGGGGCGCATGCACCAGGAATGATTCCGCTCAACCTGGAGGAGTTAGGAGCAACGTACTACACTGGCAATTGTCATAAATGGCTGTGTTCTCCCAAAGGTGCAGCATTTCTATACGTGCGGCGCGATCGCCAATCGGTTATTCATCCACTCACAATTAGCCACGGAGCCAATTCGCCTCGCTGCGATCGCAGTCGCTTTCGACTGGAGTTTGACTGGATGGGGACTCATGATCTGACGCCGTATCTATCGGTGCCAGCAGCAATCCAGTTCCTTGGTTCATTACTACCGGGTGGATGGATGGCTTTGATGCAACACAATCGAGAGATGGCGATCGCTGCTCGCACTGTTTTGTGTGAAACCTTGAATATTGCGCCACCATGTCCAGAAACTATGCTGGGAGCACTGGCTGTGATTCCTCTGCCAGAAGGTGATCCCTCGCTGCTGCAAAATGCGCTATGGGAGCAGTACGCCATTGAAGTTCCAATTATTCCCTGGAACCGTCCACTAGGACGGCAGATTCGCATTTCCGCCCAAATTTATAACAACCCAGAGCAATATAACTATTTAGCTACAGCCTTAGAAAAATTATTGTCAGCAGGGAAATAA
- a CDS encoding hypothetical protein (IMG reference gene:2510096060~manually curated) codes for MHRCPCCSEVLLRHVRHGSVYWFCTHCWQEMPDLEIGIEVSKKRSPISRRIDLSAPLAV; via the coding sequence ATGCATAGATGTCCTTGTTGTTCTGAGGTTCTGCTCCGTCATGTTCGTCATGGCTCGGTTTACTGGTTTTGTACTCACTGTTGGCAAGAAATGCCAGATTTAGAAATTGGCATAGAAGTTAGTAAAAAGCGTTCCCCTATCTCTCGACGAATAGATTTGTCTGCTCCTCTTGCGGTTTGA
- a CDS encoding hypothetical protein (IMG reference gene:2510096061), translated as MNLPVVLDIAIGLVFIYLIASLLASEIQELISTILQWRAKHLRESIQNLLAGGYGTAKDEQLGGFIEAIYNDPLIENMNQSARGGIGALGQWLYRNIFYRGHSVFGRETTAPSYISSETFATALLERIGMETLIEKLTEIRLEKFVTRIIGLYEVHGEEGDRFITIPAEETFQDKDYREKGGIRVLAEKAKTLSHDAALGATASDLLNLSSNADFIALVEEYDDLLKDFRVGEAELETCVERMKEGLDIYINQISEKIATNDLALEASAGEVSSLSELEKQQLKYFKKRLISFKVGTFGEGTERAIASGKLKPTLLEIAQVFDRASMTYQEIEGAYKDIAAAYATGMMSQKIGLVVNAINQQLHSSKSIARSGKKSSLHQLPNTLTIGDLAEEQYQAELDEIVQSLPAEQRLIYKEWQTYQQAFAKIVRAIAEQLQSQGKLFDGEVEVVQPVSELNLETLRRCVTSSVKQLRQEDYRLVDQSVLAQLTPLDQQTYRGWRIYQQIILEVTRDVAYKLQEEERLFDYQTKTELRESLDALNDADLYQSVKYSLNLMSNEERQLRINAAARKLLTDQRQIYRNFQTYEQIQDLLAGVPLSVKQSLAILARRAQIKVEHTKDQLDQFNTEVSKWFDRSMSRASGVYKRNAKGVAIIIGFLIALVSNADTFHVVARLSGDDDLRQIITTRASGITQNAKSEELYSRQQLRELKQNTDAILQEISLPLRWTPENLSQQFNCRSATNQTSTATNGTTPLTPWKQFYATCLNEDAPERFDLIRISRIAFRPENMIDAGRMVLGWLVTGLAIAMGAPFWFDLMSKIMNVRNTGSKPAPATDKASSKT; from the coding sequence ATGAACCTACCAGTTGTTTTAGACATTGCGATCGGTCTAGTTTTTATTTATTTGATTGCAAGTCTCCTTGCCTCTGAAATTCAAGAATTAATTTCCACTATTTTGCAATGGCGAGCAAAACACTTAAGAGAATCGATTCAAAATCTGTTAGCAGGTGGATACGGCACTGCCAAAGATGAACAACTCGGTGGATTTATTGAGGCGATCTACAATGATCCGCTGATCGAGAATATGAACCAGAGTGCTCGAGGCGGCATTGGCGCACTGGGTCAATGGCTGTATCGCAATATTTTCTATCGGGGGCATAGCGTTTTTGGGCGAGAGACCACGGCTCCTTCTTATATCTCATCAGAAACCTTTGCAACTGCCTTGCTCGAACGGATTGGAATGGAAACGCTGATAGAAAAGTTAACTGAAATTCGGTTAGAAAAGTTTGTTACCCGAATTATTGGGCTATATGAAGTTCATGGAGAAGAGGGCGATCGCTTCATCACGATTCCTGCTGAAGAAACCTTTCAGGATAAGGATTATCGAGAAAAAGGTGGGATTCGAGTCTTAGCCGAAAAAGCTAAGACTTTATCTCATGATGCGGCACTGGGTGCTACCGCTAGTGACTTATTAAACTTGAGCAGTAACGCAGATTTCATTGCATTAGTTGAAGAATATGATGACCTGTTAAAGGATTTTCGGGTGGGTGAAGCGGAGCTAGAAACTTGTGTTGAACGCATGAAAGAAGGATTGGATATTTATATTAATCAGATTAGCGAAAAGATTGCCACGAATGATTTAGCTTTAGAAGCCTCAGCTGGAGAAGTTAGTTCTCTTTCTGAGTTGGAAAAACAACAACTCAAGTATTTTAAGAAACGGCTGATATCGTTTAAAGTTGGAACTTTTGGAGAAGGAACTGAACGGGCGATCGCTTCTGGTAAATTAAAACCTACCTTACTAGAAATTGCTCAAGTTTTTGACCGAGCAAGCATGACTTACCAGGAAATTGAAGGTGCTTATAAAGATATTGCAGCGGCTTATGCTACAGGGATGATGTCTCAAAAGATTGGACTCGTTGTCAATGCGATTAACCAACAGCTTCATTCCTCGAAATCCATAGCACGATCTGGAAAAAAATCATCACTGCATCAATTGCCCAATACACTCACAATTGGAGATCTAGCAGAAGAGCAATATCAGGCAGAACTCGATGAAATCGTGCAATCTTTACCGGCTGAACAACGGCTAATTTACAAAGAATGGCAAACCTACCAACAAGCATTTGCCAAAATTGTGCGAGCGATCGCTGAGCAACTTCAGAGCCAGGGGAAACTTTTTGATGGTGAAGTTGAAGTGGTTCAGCCTGTTTCTGAATTGAATCTAGAAACCTTGCGCCGATGCGTAACCTCCTCCGTTAAACAGTTGCGGCAGGAAGATTATCGTTTGGTTGACCAAAGTGTTCTAGCACAACTTACTCCGCTAGATCAGCAAACCTATCGAGGCTGGCGTATTTATCAACAAATCATTTTAGAAGTTACACGAGACGTCGCCTATAAACTTCAGGAAGAAGAGAGATTATTTGACTATCAAACCAAAACAGAGTTAAGAGAATCACTGGATGCACTGAATGATGCTGATCTCTATCAATCTGTTAAATATTCTCTGAATTTAATGTCAAATGAGGAGCGGCAGTTGCGAATTAATGCGGCTGCAAGAAAACTATTAACAGACCAACGTCAGATCTATCGCAATTTCCAAACCTATGAACAAATTCAAGATTTATTAGCGGGCGTTCCGCTATCGGTGAAGCAAAGTTTGGCGATTTTAGCACGACGGGCACAGATTAAGGTAGAACACACAAAAGATCAACTTGATCAATTCAATACTGAAGTTTCTAAGTGGTTCGATCGCTCCATGAGCCGCGCCTCCGGTGTGTATAAACGCAACGCTAAAGGGGTTGCCATCATCATCGGATTCCTGATCGCACTCGTCTCCAATGCTGATACCTTTCATGTAGTTGCGCGGCTATCAGGCGATGATGACCTGCGACAAATTATCACTACCCGCGCGAGTGGCATTACTCAAAATGCAAAGAGTGAGGAGTTGTATTCCCGTCAGCAATTACGCGAGTTAAAGCAAAATACCGACGCGATTCTTCAAGAAATCTCGTTACCCTTGCGCTGGACTCCAGAAAACCTCTCTCAGCAATTTAATTGTCGTTCTGCTACGAATCAAACTTCCACGGCCACAAATGGAACGACCCCTCTTACCCCGTGGAAACAGTTTTATGCAACGTGTTTGAACGAAGATGCACCAGAGCGGTTTGATTTAATCAGAATTAGTCGAATCGCCTTTCGTCCAGAGAATATGATTGATGCAGGCAGAATGGTGTTGGGTTGGCTGGTGACTGGATTGGCGATCGCTATGGGTGCGCCCTTCTGGTTTGATCTCATGAGTAAAATCATGAATGTCCGTAACACTGGTTCTAAACCTGCCCCTGCTACGGATAAGGCATCATCCAAAACCTAG